The sequence TCTGAGGTGGCCTCCAGGGGAAGTACATACACGGATGGTTGCCCATCTTCCACCAGGGTGCTTTCCTGGAGGTATTTTCGAGCTAGTATATTTGccccgtcttcttcttcttcttcttccattgctGTGGAAATCTCAGTCTCTTCACTGGgctcactctcagccccatcaaaACATACAGCTGAGACTCTGAGTCTGTAGGTTCTGTGAGGCTTCAGTCCATCCAGCTGGCAGGACTCTCTTCTTGCCCCTGTTCTTTTTTCATTCCATCTGTCCTTATCGCCCACCAGCCCCCTGTACTCCACTTTGTACTCCTTTATATCAGCTCCAATGACCTTTGGAGTCTCCCAGGCAAGACTGATTTTGGAAGACTCTACAGTTCTCTCTCTCGGTTTCCCAGGAGGGCTGGTAGGAAGTGTCTGTACAGATCTACTCAAATCACTAGTCTCACTAAGTCCTGGTTTGCTCCTAGCAGTGTATCGGAATTGGTATTCTGTGTTTGCGCCCAACCCTCTCACTTGGAATGTCTCCTGACTGTCCTCAGTATTCACAATCTTCCAATTTTCTTCTCCTGCAATCTTGTACTCTACTTGATAGCTAGAGATTGAAGCCCTCCCATACTCAGCTGGTTGAAATGTCAGCTGCACACACTCATGTCCAATTCGGCCAATCAGTGGAGGGAGAGGTTTTGAGGGCAGCTCAAAGTTGCTGTTGACCATCTCCCCATCTTCATAGAGATAAATGGTAGCTCCTGGGTTGTCCTGATCTGGGACAGAAGCCACAAGGAACCGGGTCTTCCCATTGGATTCATTGACTTGGGCAAAATCAACAATGGATTTGGCAGCTTTCCGAGCTTTTCTCTGTATGTCTTTTCGCTCAAACCAAGCATTCCACTCCTCAGGTGCATTCTGGACTCCTGTAGGATCTGCTGATCGTTTCTGAAGAAAGTGTTGTAAGCTGGTTAAAAATGGTTCCTTATCATGCAAAGAGGTGAATGTAAATGAGACAACAAATTCATTCTGGTGGTTAAGCACTACCTCTTCCAGTTTATTCTGGGAGGAGATGGTTTCTAACTCACTCAGGATATCAAGGTAAGACTTGACCATATTTATCTCTCGTTCCTTGGTGTCCAAAAATTCATTGAGTCTTTGGCCATTGAAGGGTGATTGATTTATGGATGTTAAGATGTCTACCAGaactctttcctctttcccccctccccggaTCAAAGGCAAGATTCCTGCCAGATCTTGCTGGAAAGTCTGCCTGTGTTGCTTGCAGAAATCCTGGAATCTCTTGATTTTCAACTTTATTTCTGGGAAGGTGCTAGCAATGGGATTAGCAGCCAGATCATTGCATCTCATATCGATTTCGCTCAGTTGCTCCATGACGCTTTGGGCATCATAGATGAGTGCTAAGCTGATTTCACGCACCATCTTAGCTGCTTTGGAATCCAGCTTGGTCAGTGGGTACAGCCAAACTCTGACAGGCACAGCCTTGTCCCCATTGGTACCCAGCATTTTGGGCAGAGCAGTGTAGACTTTCATGGCATCTTGAAAAGTCACTGGATTGCTCTCCAGAGAAAAATCTCCATAGAACTTGCAGTTGAACTGACTTGCATGGTTTCTTTCCTGGTCGTTCATGTGGAGGGCTGCCTCGCCTTCAATAGTGACCATCTTCTGTATCATAACTTTGAGGCTTCCTTGTATGTCTTGCACGGACTCGGAAGAAGAGACATTTCGGTCAAACACAAAGAAAGCCTGGGCTCCATACAAGATGGCAGTGACAACGTGGGTGGCTGTGCCATGGTCGAAAACTGCTGGGTAAGAGACATTTTGGATTCCCAAATGGCTCATGGTCAGCTGTGAATACTTGGTGGTAGCTTTGTACTGCAGAGTGACTCTGGCCTGTTGCTTGGACTGCTTGGTGTCTTGAAGGTACTTGGCTGACCCTTCCACTTTAACCATTCCACCCAAAAAGCTGGCCTTGAGCGATGCTGAGACATTGAGGGCAGAGGCCTTATCATCGATGGAGTCGGATGCAATGATTTCAGATTCCGTCTTGGGCTGGGGTTTGATATCCAGGTCCTTCTGAAGGGAGTCTTGGTCCCAAAGGGTGATTCCTGGAATCAAACAGAGAAACAACCACAGAAGGTTTTAGTGATGTACAGATAAATATCGAGCCCCTCTATCCAAAACGCTTAAGCCTGCATAGGGAAATAATTGTGTTAAAAGTGGCCCCATAGAGCCATCGTTGCCCAGGATGGGGCACACATTTCTTTTCTCCCATTATCATCCCCGGTCGAGCAGTTTTGTGCAGCTTTGTAAAGGTTTCCAAAATGACTCCTACGCTGTTTGACCAGAGATGATTCAGGATCTCACCCACACTTTCC is a genomic window of Podarcis muralis chromosome 12, rPodMur119.hap1.1, whole genome shotgun sequence containing:
- the LOC114607335 gene encoding uncharacterized protein LOC114607335, whose amino-acid sequence is MAGTDNTIDIPALGRPFQLGMLYDCRKDSLIPGITLWDQDSLQKDLDIKPQPKTESEIIASDSIDDKASALNVSASLKASFLGGMVKVEGSAKYLQDTKQSKQQARVTLQYKATTKYSQLTMSHLGIQNVSYPAVFDHGTATHVVTAILYGAQAFFVFDRNVSSSESVQDIQGSLKVMIQKMVTIEGEAALHMNDQERNHASQFNCKFYGDFSLESNPVTFQDAMKVYTALPKMLGTNGDKAVPVRVWLYPLTKLDSKAAKMVREISLALIYDAQSVMEQLSEIDMRCNDLAANPIASTFPEIKLKIKRFQDFCKQHRQTFQQDLAGILPLIRGGGKEERVLVDILTSINQSPFNGQRLNEFLDTKEREINMVKSYLDILSELETISSQNKLEEVVLNHQNEFVVSFTFTSLHDKEPFLTSLQHFLQKRSADPTGVQNAPEEWNAWFERKDIQRKARKAAKSIVDFAQVNESNGKTRFLVASVPDQDNPGATIYLYEDGEMVNSNFELPSKPLPPLIGRIGHECVQLTFQPAEYGRASISSYQVEYKIAGEENWKIVNTEDSQETFQVRGLGANTEYQFRYTARSKPGLSETSDLSRSVQTLPTSPPGKPRERTVESSKISLAWETPKVIGADIKEYKVEYRGLVGDKDRWNEKRTGARRESCQLDGLKPHRTYRLRVSAVCFDGAESEPSEETEISTAMEEEEEEDGANILARKYLQESTLVEDGQPSVYVLPLEATSDRSAPVQTYQLGKENMQVPNKVIVMMGATGSGKTTLVNAMINHILGVQWEDDFRFKLTQAESQSSEVTAYVVHHQKGFEVPYSLTFIDTPGFGDMGGRKQYKRITKQIREFFSTPGGTDHVDVICIVLQASSAALTRAQKYAFDSVLSIFGTDIRNNIQILITFADGHSLPVLEAMKKEDVPCIKDSSGSPVHFKFSNSALFASNSEENEGNLNPNDKFWKMSTASMKTFFDTLSLLDSESLTLTKEVLRERKELEAITEGLQPQIRAALGKLEELRKTRQALEEHKSEMAANINFEFEVEKSVPGKEDISAAGRFTTNCMNCHYTCHYPCPIRRDEGKRRCVAINANTGKCNVCPGRCVWNMHFNQKYLFEYKVTKEIKSYDELKRKYADASGEAMTPEKVLGNLNQEYKEAKQALEDLIQKSSQSLQRLHQIGLKPNLLSTQEYIDLLIISEEQDLEPGYQKRIQLLKEVRESVVNNECPLLLDQDLYDPSEQEKSSSLRARFRKFFCF